A window of Tetrapisispora phaffii CBS 4417 chromosome 9, complete genome contains these coding sequences:
- the TPHA0I02600 gene encoding uncharacterized protein (similar to Saccharomyces cerevisiae UBX7 (YBR273C) and UBX6 (YJL048C); ancestral locus Anc_1.335), protein MDLQEGFGFLTDAHVAITRAIQTNTVLVVYATDEDNHGKWLQSWAHPRLMTNENMEKKTTFLIIVKGTPEFQQLQELFPNIHTQSLYFIKNQKIELIITGDSGSDKFSHWNRIIDYLEGIECTPVTDSTVSTNRNQTSTVPIPVTNPTPVNNVESIADTNPEADVAPNKTPINNKKTFKEEVNDLTRKKYHEQMLKQKQLERSERQRILRLVESDRQERLARKLQEEMNKKSQKDKDKLNELEEIVIKIENPDINDNIKNLGKLEKLTECTLQIRLTNGQSIVNKFDADSALTEVRSWVNENRSDGKCSYLFHRNVPRATFSIDEEEKSLRELELIPRSALILEQIDNNCEDVQPGLLGRITNRLAFWRASPQSDLQTNTESCTSTEENDTNNTANTKEESSDSKNSSSSYKSPSFRYVTQLNTVESDLNLAERSVSPNVRVFANDTDEHKSDEDRPSYNGNNINLENKKDD, encoded by the coding sequence ATGGATTTACAAGAAGGTTTTGGGTTTTTAACAGATGCTCATGTTGCTATCACACGTGCTATACAGACTAACACTGTATTGGTCGTCTATGCAACTGATGAGGATAATCATGGTAAATGGCTTCAGTCATGGGCTCATCCAAGATTAATGACTAACGAAAATATGGAAAAGAAAACTACTTTTCTAATCATTGTTAAAGGCACTCCAGAGTTCCAACAATTACAAGAGCTATTCCCAAATATACACACACAGAGTCTGTACTTCATCAAAAACCAGAAAATCGAGTTAATTATTACAGGTGATAGTGGAAGTGATAAATTTTCACACTGGAATAGAATCATTGATTACTTAGAAGGTATAGAATGTACACCGGTGACAGACAGCACGGTATCTACAAACCGGAACCAAACCAGTACTGTACCGATTCCAGTGACTAATCCAACACCAGTAAATAATGTTGAAAGTATTGCTGATACAAATCCGGAGGCTGATGTAGCTCCCAATAAGACTCCAATTAACAATAAGAAGACATTTAAGGAGGAAGTCAATGATTtaacaagaaaaaaatatcacgAACAAATGCTGAAGCAAAAACAATTAGAAAGGTCAGAAAGGCAACGTATTTTAAGACTGGTCGAGTCCGATAGGCAAGAAAGATTAGCAAGAAAGttacaagaagaaatgaataaaaaatcCCAAAAGGATAAGGACAAGTTGAATGAGCTAGAGGAAATTGTgattaaaattgaaaatccTGACATAAACGACAACATCAAGAATTTAGGTAAACTGGAAAAACTAACAGAATGTACCTTACAGATCAGATTAACTAATGGTCAATCTATCGTCAATAAATTCGATGCTGATAGTGCACTAACTGAGGTTAGATCATGGgttaatgaaaatagaTCCGATGGCAAGTGCTCTTACTTGTTTCACCGTAATGTTCCAAGGGCAACTTTTTctattgatgaagaagaaaaatcgTTACGTGAATTAGAATTAATTCCAAGATCAGCATTGATCTTGGAACAAATAGATAACAATTGTGAGGATGTACAGCCTGGGTTACTAGGAAGAATAACTAACAGATTGGCATTTTGGAGGGCTTCACCTCAAAGTGATCTTCAGACTAATACTGAATCCTGTACTTCAACCGAAGAAAACGATACCAACAATACAGCGAATACGAAAGAAGAATCATCTGACTCAAAAAATAGTTCATCAAGCTACAAGTCACCATCTTTCCGTTACGTTACTCAATTAAACACGGTTGAATCAGATTTGAATTTAGCAGAGAGATCTGTATCTCCAAATGTTCGTGTTTTTGCTAATGATACTGATGAACATAAATCAGATGAAGATCGTCCATCTTATAATGggaataatataaatttggaaaataaGAAGGATGATTAA
- the MIC12 gene encoding Mic12p (similar to Saccharomyces cerevisiae YBR262C; ancestral locus Anc_1.340): MIIPILQKTARVTSFVTVAGVTATSYYYYFVHDNGYYYKTSSWKKLDDKVQNLIDGKESIRYVGIGELVDRPVDIHVRSNSETFKDIWNAEVRRAVEWLYSVGK; this comes from the coding sequence ATGATAATTCCAATCCTTCAAAAGACCGCTAGAGTGACTTCTTTCGTCACAGTAGCGGGCGTGACTGCGACCTCCTACTACTACTACTTTGTGCACGATAATGGGTACTATTATAAGACCTCGAGTTGGAAGAAACTCGATGACAAGGTGCAGAACCTGATCGACGGCAAGGAGTCGATCAGGTACGTCGGAATCGGCGAACTAGTGGACAGACCTGTCGATATCCACGTGAGAAGCAACAGTGAGACGTTCAAAGATATCTGGAACGCCGAAGTCAGAAGAGCAGTCGAGTGGCTGTACTCTGTTGGCAAGTAG
- the NCE101 gene encoding Nce101p (similar to Saccharomyces cerevisiae NCE101 (YJL205C); ancestral locus Anc_1.129) — protein MVQKAPYLFGKFLDPFCALIVGSLSYAVYEKQNGREEGHSLSQLLMKRYGQPK, from the exons atGGTTCAGAAGGCTCCATACCTATTTGGGAA ATTTTTGGACCCTTTTTGTGCTTTAATAGTCGGGAGCTTGAGTTATGCTGTATATGAGAAACAAAACGGCCGTGAAGAAGGGCACTCTTTGAGCCAACTGCTCATGAAGAGATACGGCCAACCTAAATAA
- the TIM54 gene encoding Tim22-complex subunit TIM54 (similar to Saccharomyces cerevisiae TIM54 (YJL054W); ancestral locus Anc_1.328): MSKPPNPALKAMGLSWIKLPSRNWIIFGTVFGGLVSGVLYDKDIQKKIRLKYINEVKSNSNTKISTVEVPRKITVFIAPPPSDYLDVSMKIWRRYVKPILYYSGYEYELIEENRQGLIRTEVANRIRAVRRELKQQLEDKNTKSELRIETAKNGNGESEDDNGKEFKRNFDYRDIMGIFYKSEKPKEIISEDSQTLLPELAGGVICIGRGSYKEYINGIHEGMLGPLEALSEPTIAEINNEPASEPQGNTSIDNDSTNVDINIATSSTELNPTLNKVSDTDKDSENEDDEDDDEKRETRKLKPYLTSDQYSTVDIPLEISQALLKGNDIIRDPQNKIPIMLHQPVLVIPVPNLIGFLAIPERIYRFYTKRKYVEEVCSEVASLVNQKNIRPYESSADLSLAAQEESDWPSKWVKQGLERKSEWTQELKDDPRVTKYMHICASPPQEQDK; the protein is encoded by the coding sequence ATGTCAAAACCGCCAAATCCAGCTTTAAAAGCAATGGGTTTATCTTGGATTAAACTACCTTCACGGAACTGGATCATATTTGGTACAGTGTTTGGTGGATTGGTTTCAGGTGTCCTGTATGATAAagatattcaaaagaaaatcaGATTAAAGTATATTAATGAGGTTAAGAGCAACTCGAACACCAAGATCAGCACCGTCGAGGTTCCAAGAAAAATCACTGTTTTCATTGCTCCTCCTCCAAGTGACTATTTGGACGTCTCCATGAAAATATGGAGACGTTACGTTAAACCTATTTTGTATTACTCTGGATACGAATATGAACTGATTGAAGAGAATAGGCAAGGTCTTATAAGAACGGAAGTTGCTAATAGAATAAGAGCTGTGAGAAGAGAACTGAAACAACAATTGGAAGATAAAAACACTAAAAGTGAACTGCGAATTGAGACTGCTAAGAATGGTAATGGTGAATCTGAAGATGACAATGGGAAAGAATTCAAAAGGAACTTTGATTACAGAGATATCATGGGcatattttacaaaagtGAGAAACCAAAAGAAATCATCAGTGAGGATTCGCAAACATTATTGCCAGAGTTAGCAGGTGGCGTTATTTGCATAGGAAGGGGGTCATATAAAGAGTACATCAATGGTATTCACGAAGGTATGTTAGGACCGTTAGAGGCACTTTCTGAACCAACCATTGCAGAGATTAATAATGAACCTGCTAGTGAACCACAAGGTAACacttcaattgataatgaCTCTACCAATgttgatattaatattgCAACGAGTTCAACAGAACTTAACCCTACTTTGAATAAAGTAAGTGACACAGATAAAGATAGTGAGAATGAGGATGATGAGGATGATGATGAGAAAAGAGAAACACGGAAACTGAAGCCATATTTAACTTCTGATCAATATTCTACAGTTGATATTCCATTAGAAATATCACAAGCATTATTAAAGGGTAATGACATCATCAGAGATcctcaaaataaaatacctATCATGTTACACCAACCAGTGCTAGTGATCCCTGTTCCAAACCTTATTGGGTTTTTGGCTATTCCTGAAAGAATTTATAGATTTTATACTAAGAGAAAATACGTTGAGGAAGTATGCTCAGAGGTTGCTAGTTTAGTAAatcaaaagaatataaGACCATATGAATCGTCAGCGGATTTATCACTAGCAGCACAGGAAGAATCCGATTGGCCTTCAAAATGGGTAAAACAGGGTcttgaaagaaaaagtGAATGGACACAAGAGCTAAAAGATGACCCAAGAGTGACAAAATACATGCATATATGTGCAAGCCCTCCTCAAGAACAAGACAAATGA
- the SHG1 gene encoding Shg1p (similar to Saccharomyces cerevisiae SHG1 (YBR258C); ancestral locus Anc_1.345), with protein sequence MFLMVEKYGIIANMSGDTDKAQELADLFKKHGYFDKLKQDILNKRIENGEQSAQLQELVKLKVAQIVNEMVNSNEDLIFKNRGSTTALIEGQIVKDGYAKLNTGENGINLTEVIEESMSSEDMKNDIFKVLENLDKDLMKS encoded by the coding sequence ATGTTCTTAATGGTTGAAAAATACGGTATAATTGCAAATATGAGTGGTGACACTGATAAAGCTCAAGAACTGGCTGATCTGTTCAAAAAACATGGTTACTTTGATAAACTGAAACAGGATATTCTGAATAAACGAATTGAGAATGGCGAGCAGTCTGCGCAGTTACAAGAATTGGTTAAACTGAAAGTAGCCCAAATTGTTAATGAAATGGTTAATTCTAATGAAGATCTCATCTTCAAGAATCGAGGGTCCACCACTGCGTTGATTGAAGGCCAGATAGTGAAAGACGGTTACGCTAAATTGAACACTGGAGAAAATGGAATCAATTTGACAGAAGTTATTGAAGAAAGTATGAGCAGTGAGGAtatgaaaaatgatatatttaaagtattAGAAAATCTAGACAAGGATCTAATGAAAAGTTAG
- the TPHA0I02570 gene encoding uncharacterized protein (similar to Saccharomyces cerevisiae RGD1 (YBR260C); ancestral locus Anc_1.342): MMDQTSLSSKVSNSNVGDANGEPHNGGEQGTLLDREEIKRIMDSDVAINALLAILKQSLLTCEEFTKYVKKKYMFEQENVEELSKQYKHFFTSTSNTSPSLRRCMRQILQFDGKLANVKQSYVTALIKMYEELSSLLLTMTKMRKSIKEKSRRLEKEVSDAIHVSEKAQMRYNSLCQDWDKLRMTDPTKTKLTLRGSKTTKEQEEDLTRKIDAADIEYKQRVDHSTSLRTVFLNKERPQIVSELRDLILEIDTAMTIQLQKYCIWTENLALNVGVTVLPLDPKHSMKSIVLNVTNEKDLYNYLNKYNQNGKESLLSNKSLVPVPYKKHPSMVKDKLVSPHGNSTFSVNNQRNLNPINTNSKDTGGFSSPNTTVVASGNSASKTSLSSSTYIPTSSVYSPNDNNNKYLSQGTSDSATDSPHVSGLGIQVASYAGAATAAVVGLSGSNNTNNNLNTLPSKKYYGNDGNEGAMRTSSFATGSSAYTDDSGRPISHIQHENVIPAGIQNNFKTFGIPLEKLLEYEQDSVPTIVKQCVYVIDTYGLQVEGIYRKSANVLDVGKLKDEIDKDPSNISMILPPKDYTDSDLFVVSSLLKAFFSALPETLIPSSCVPELKVCLSIEDLETRKNYMHGLIYKFPDAQYWTLRTLIFHLKRVMANEAHNRMNLKGLSIIWGPTIVPQNDEDINDINFQIGTMEIIFAVADQAFESEE; the protein is encoded by the coding sequence ATGATGGATCAGACTAGTTTGAGTTCGAAAGTGTCCAACTCTAACGTTGGCGATGCTAATGGTGAGCCGCATAATGGGGGTGAGCAGGGGACGCTGCTGGATAGGGAGGAGATAAAGAGGATCATGGACTCGGACGTGGCCATCAATGCTTTATTGGCGATTTTGAAACAGTCTCTGTTAACTTGTGAGGAATTCACCAAGTATGTCAAGAAGAAATACATGTTTGAACAAGAAAACGTGGAGGAGTTGTCGAAGCAATACAAACATTTTTTCACGTCTACTTCGAACACTAGTCCCAGTTTAAGACGGTGTATGAGACAGATTTTACAGTTCGATGGGAAGCTAGCGAATGTCAAACAAAGTTATGTCACCGCACTGATCAAGATGTACGAGGAACTGAGTTCCCTTCTGTTGACAATGACAAAGATGAGAAAATCTATTAAGGAGAAGAGTAGGAGGTTGGAGAAGGAAGTGAGCGACGCTATCCATGTGTCAGAAAAAGCTCAAATGCGTTACAATTCATTATGTCAAGACTGGGACAAATTAAGAATGACAGACCCAACGAAAACAAAACTGACTTTACGAGGCTCGAAGACAACTaaagaacaagaagaagatctCACTCGAAAAATCGACGCTGCTGATATTGAGTATAAGCAAAGAGTCGATCATTCCACCTCTTTAAGAACTGTGTTTCTGAATAAAGAAAGACCACAGATTGTTTCGGAATTAAGAGATTTGATTTTGGAAATCGATACAGCAATGACTATTCAActacaaaaatattgtatatGGACTGAGAATTTAGCACTGAATGTTGGTGTCACAGTTTTACCTTTAGATCCAAAACATTCGATGAAATCAATTGTACTAAATGTTACCAATGAAAAAGATTTATATAACTACCTGAACAAATACAATCAAAATGGGAAGGAGTCTTTACTTTCAAATAAGAGTTTGGTGCCCGTACCTTACAAGAAACACCCGTCGATGGTGAAAGATAAATTAGTCAGTCCTCATGGAAATTCAACTTTCTCAGTCAATAACCAAAGAAATCTAAACCCAATAAATACCAATAGTAAAGATACTGGAGGTTTTTCTTCACCTAATACTACTGTGGTGGCTAGCGGAAATTCTGCTTCAAAAACATCGTTAAGCAGTTCTACATACATTCCAACGTCTAGTGTATATTCACCAAATGAcaacaataacaaataCTTGAGTCAAGGTACATCAGATAGTGCAACAGATTCACCACATGTCTCAGGTTTAGGTATACAAGTGGCGTCATATGCTGGAGCTGCCACGGCCGCGGTAGTAGGCCTTTCGGGTTCCAATAACACTAACAATAACTTAAATACGCTCCCATCGAAGAAATATTACGGCAATGACGGTAATGAGGGTGCGATGCGCACGTCTAGTTTTGCAACTGGAAGTTCAGCCTACACAGATGATTCTGGTAGACCGATTTCACATATACAGCATGAAAATGTGATACCTGCAGGcattcaaaataatttcaaaaccTTTGGTATTCCATTGGAAAAGTTACTAGAATACGAACAAGATTCTGTCCCAACCATTGTCAAGCAGTGTGTTTATGTCATAGATACATATGGTCTACAAGTTGAAGGTATATATAGAAAATCTGCAAATGTACTTGATGTGGGGAAATTGAAAGATGAAATAGATAAAGATCcttcaaatatatcaatgatCTTACCTCCAAAGGATTACACAGATTCTGATCTATTTGTTGTAAGTTCACTGCTTAAAGCATTTTTTTCAGCTTTACCAGAGACATTAATCCCCTCTTCTTGTGTACCTGAATTAAAAGTGTGTTTATCGATAGAAGACTTGGAAACAAGAAAGAATTATATGCATGGGTTAATCTATAAATTTCCCGATGCCCAATATTGGACTCTTAGAACTCTGATATTCCATCTAAAACGAGTTATGGCTAATGAAGCCCATAATAGAATGAATTTGAAAGGTTTGAGTATTATATGGGGGCCTACCATTGTTCCTCAGaatgatgaagatattaatgatattaacTTCCAAATTGGAACAATGGAAATAATATTTGCAGTAGCTGACCAAGCCTTTGAATCAGAGGAATGA
- the TPHA0I02590 gene encoding uncharacterized protein (similar to Saccharomyces cerevisiae YPT10 (YBR264C); ancestral locus Anc_1.338), which translates to MVSGNEEIEESSCDLKLVLLGESSVGKSSVVSRYVTGKFNKTNATIGAAFITKEIKFVSEEGEHRVVNLEIWDTAGQERYRSLAPMYYRNTDVAVIVFDLTVPDSAAKALAWVDELLSYVEKERREEIVITVVGNKNDLIEGDDKIDSAMEQDIATLAKRPIWRVSAKTGEGIEELFQDIVRSIPKEKFRTKAQQQEATARNKHVTLNPDSSAWHRITERTTCEC; encoded by the coding sequence ATGGTCAGCGGTAACGAAGAAATAGAAGAGTCATCTTGTGACTTGAAGTTGGTGTTGCTTGGTGAGTCTTCTGTGGGTAAGAGTTCAGTGGTCTCGAGGTATGTTACAGGGAAGTTTAATAAGACAAATGCTACAATAGGCGCAGCATTTATTACTAAAGAGATAAAGTTTGTTTCCGAAGAAGGGGAGCATCGAGTAGTGAATTTAGAGATATGGGATACGGCAGGGCAAGAGCGGTACCGTTCGTTGGCTCCCATGTACTATAGGAACACGGATGTGGCTGTGATTGTATTTGACTTGACAGTTCCCGACAGCGCAGCTAAGGCACTTGCATGGGTCGATGAGTTGCTCTCATACGTTGAGAAAGAAAGGCGTGAAGAGATTGTAATAACTGTAGTTGGGAACAAGAATGATTTAATCGAGGGAGACGACAAGATAGACTCTGCGATGGAACAAGACATTGCGACATTAGCAAAGAGACCCATTTGGCGGGTGAGCGCTAAGACTGGGGAAGGCATAGAAGAGCTTTTCCAAGACATAGTCAGAAGCATTCCTAAAGAGAAATTCCGAACCAAAGCACAGCAACAGGAGGCCACGGCTAGAAACAAGCATGTAACATTAAACCCAGACAGCAGCGCCTGGCACAGAATCACGGAAAGGACGACCTGCGAGTGTTAA
- the TPHA0I02540 gene encoding ribonuclease H2 subunit C family protein (similar to Saccharomyces cerevisiae RNH203 (YLR154C); ancestral locus Anc_1.130): MFWIILNTGMIIEGERYITMKIQFNSNINIENRGYTAHNVPCKIRYSGPSDEFEDNFIFDEDNTNDMYVNYLRGCKIVGQEINSVFDKEVNCYLMDVTGDMDISESHNDKNGDSDNKKLESISLVPVAKILKVINYERDGNESRLVEEMGKFEESLELNELIHG; the protein is encoded by the coding sequence ATGTTCTGGATTATATTGAATACTGGGATGATAATAGAAGGTGAAAGGTACATTACAATGAAAATCCAATTTAATAGTAACATTAATATCGAAAATAGAGGATACACGGCTCACAATGTGCCATGTAAAATACGTTATTCCGGTCCTTCCGATGAGTTTGAAGATAATTTCATATTCGATGAAGATAACACTAATGATATGTACGTGAACTACTTGAGAGGTTGTAAAATTGTGGGACAAGAGATAAATAGTGTCTTTGATAAGGAAGTCAATTGCTATTTGATGGACGTTACAGGAGATATGGATATCTCAGAAAGTcataatgataaaaacGGTGATAGcgataataaaaaattagaatctATTAGTCTAGTTCCTGTAgcaaaaattttaaaggtTATTAATTATGAACGTGATGGTAATGAATCACGTTTAGTCGAGGAAATGGgcaaatttgaagaatctttggaattaaatgaattgatTCATGGTTGA
- the PEP8 gene encoding retromer subunit PEP8 (similar to Saccharomyces cerevisiae PEP8 (YJL053W); ancestral locus Anc_1.329), with translation MNLFFKPPVDIEILFDKEDSRKHVEVLPASGSHSKVLGDSLPVYEDGESISGNVTVRVREGKIVEHLGIKVTLIGSIDLVKAAGNSTSNSYKSIDVRKRSIEQFICMTYDLSPAGELNHSQSFPFKFKDMSMQFESYRGKNVDVSYYIKVTVMKKGTDISKIKPFWVYLYKDLEEVKKIVEQTKKMSEQKKANGIKKNDKDDKNSDSIEKKPIKLDIGIENCLHIEFEYTKSIFSLKDVIVGRIYFLLTRLKIKHMELSLITRESSGLQQSNTLVDSTAIRYEIMDGSPVKGETIPIRLFMSGYDLTPSISCNYFDIKNYLSLVIIDEDGRRYFKQSEIKIYRSK, from the coding sequence atgaatttattttttaagcCTCCTGTTGacattgaaatattgtttGATAAGGAAGATTCGAGGAAGCATGTCGAGGTATTGCCTGCAAGTGGTTCGCATTCTAAAGTTTTGGGTGATTCATTGCCAGTCTACGAAGATGGCGAGAGTATATCCGGTAATGTCACTGTGAGAGTTAGAGAAGGTAAAATTGTGGAACATTTGGGGATTAAAGTCACGCTAATAGGATCAATTGATTTGGTTAAAGCTGCTGGAAATAGCACGAGTAATAGTTACAAGAGTATAGATGTACGAAAGAGATCTATTGAACAATTTATCTGCATGACTTACGATCTTTCACCTGCTGGTGAATTAAACCATTCTCAAAGCTTcccttttaaatttaaagatatgTCAATGCAATTCGAATCTTACAGAGGTAAGAATGTAGATGTATCATACTACATTAAAGTCACAGTAATGAAAAAGGGCACTGACATTTCAAAGATTAAGCCATTTTGGGTTTACTTGTACAAGGATCTCGAAGAAGTAAAAAAGATAGTTGAGCAAACGAAAAAGATGTCAGAACAAAAGAAGGCTAATGGtattaagaaaaatgatAAGGATGACAAAAACAGTGATTCAATTGAGAAAAAGCCCATTAAATTGGATATTGGTATTGAAAACTGCTTGCATATTGAATTCGAGTACACAAAGAGTATATTCTCGCTGAAAGACGTTATAGTCGGCAGGATCTACTTCTTACTGACTAGACTGAAGATAAAACATATGGAATTGAGTCTGATAACGAGAGAGTCATCTGGACTCCAACAATCCAACACTTTAGTTGATTCAACAGCAATTAGATACGAGATTATGGATGGTTCTCCAGTAAAGGGAGAGACCATTCCAATCAGATTGTTCATGAGTGGATATGACCTGACACCAAGTATTTCCTGTAACTATTTTGATATCAAAAACTACCTAAGTCTAGTCATCATAGATGAAGACGGTAGAAGGTACTTTAAACAATCAgagataaaaatatatcgCTCGAAGTAA
- the CHM7 gene encoding phosphatidic acid-binding protein CHM7 (similar to Saccharomyces cerevisiae YJL049W; ancestral locus Anc_1.334) produces the protein MGLPQSRLESLYKDFRPLQELNYDGYQANIATWKKYLLSEYSPNVERLTMKIGDDFLRSLNQEVYGIPKSIDVVIDSMVSDGTLVTIEDFTNGLLGNGEGSNVVGWFKSKLGFSRKFVSRKDESSTGYMKEMELIHKQNLIKISEKIHDNIKRNIIRKITSFTGCILCKEEFCQKAGISEVVTDKEDVEILIKYLDYYKNILVYDKEVIKLLGIPESWIIDEGSKNRITENDVKISEVKDALFKIKLKIGYLENKNDKQMAKILDKNIGRETRKEYLIGKKIIDKHLSNLLRYKNNLLEMKNQIDASATNNLLVKTLTASHDILKSLNDYTGSVENVEVLLNKIEDQKHISEDINEALASTNLSYDENIIDDTELESDLKKLEDTLEKENKTKEKKAKEYRTEGNKETESSNELLGKLSQLSIKDDELNFEANKLPNTTERIPEQEHI, from the coding sequence ATGGGTTTACCACAATCCAGACTAGAATCATTATATAAGGATTTTAGGCCATTACAAGAATTGAATTATGATGGATATCAAGCTAATATAGCAACTTGGAAGAAGTATTTGCTCTCAGAGTACTCGCCAAATGTTGAACGTTTGACAATGAAAATTGGGGATGATTTCTTAAGAAGTTTAAATCAGGAAGTGTACGGAATTCCAAAATCGATTGATGTTGTTATTGATTCAATGGTAAGTGACGGAACACTAGTCACAATTGAGGACTTTACTAATGGTTTATTGGGAAATGGAGAAGGTTCGAATGTTGTTGGTTGGTTCAAAAGCAAGCTTGGGTTCAGTAGAAAGTTTGTCAGTCGAAAAGATGAATCAAGTACTGGGTATATGAAAGAAATGGAATTAATCCATAAACAGAATCTAATTAAAATCTCAGAAAAAATACATGataatatcaaaagaaaCATTATTCGCAAAATTACAAGTTTTACTGGATGCATCTTGTGTAAGGAAGAATTTTGCCAGAAAGCAGGCATCTCTGAGGTTGTCACagataaagaagatgtagaaatattgataaaatacttggattattataaaaatattctggTATATGATAAAGAGGTGATTAAATTGCTGGGAATACCTGAATCATGGATCATTGATGAAGGTTCCAAGAATAGAATCACTGAAAATGATGTAAAAATATCAGAGGTTAAAGATgcattattcaaaattaaactAAAGATAGGATATTTggaaaacaaaaatgacAAACAAATGGCCAAGATATTGGATAAAAACATTGGGAGAGAAACTAGAAAGGAATACTTAATTgggaaaaaaattattgataagCATCTATCGAATTTATtaagatataaaaataatttgttaGAAATGAAGAATCAAATAGATGCATCGGCAACGAATAACTTACTTGTAAAAACATTAACAGCATCTCATGATATTCTGAAGTCTTTGAATGACTATACAGGTTCTGTTGAGAATGTAGAGGTATTGCTCAATAAAATTGAGGATCAAAAACACATTTCTGAAGATATTAATGAAGCCCTAGCATCGACTAATTTATCCtatgatgaaaatataattgatgaTACCGAATTGGAAAGTGATCTTAAGAAACTAGAAGATACCTTGGAAAaggaaaataaaactaagGAAAAGAAGGCTAAGGAATATAGGACAGAAGGAAATAAGGAAACTGAATCTAGCAATGAACTGTTAGGGAAATTAAGCcaattatcaataaaagatgatgaattaaattttgaagcAAACAAGCTGCCGAATACTACTGAACGTATACCTGAACAGGAACATATAtag